Genomic window (Candidatus Methylomirabilota bacterium):
TCCTTGCCGAAGACCTCCGGCGGCCGGTCGCGCGGGTCGTTGTGCTGGAAGGGTCCCACCCCCGTGAAGACCGCGCCGAGCGTCCCGAGCCCCGCGCCCGCCCCTCCCGGATATTCGTAATCGCGCCCGCGCACCGTGAGCCCGATCCGATGGCCCGCCGGCACCACGATCGACGTCGGCCAGATCTCCACGTCCAGCTCGTACACCTTCCCGGGCGTGAGCGGCTGCTTCGCGGCGTGGATGTGATACGGGCGATACGGGAGCGTCAGCCGCGGGTCGAGCTGCCTGTGCGAGGCGCGGAGCCAGCCTTGAGCGATCGGGGTGTGAGGGTCGAGCGCCCCCTGGAACGTCACCTCCCGCATGCTCGGCGTGAACACGCGCACGACGAGGAACAGGTCGGCGTCCGTCGTCTCGGACGAGACCCAGAGCTTGGCCGCGATCGGGCCGGTGATCTCGGTCTCGGCCGTGAGGGGCGGCGTGAGGAAGGTGACGCCGTCGCCGAGGCCGCCGTAGGTCACGCTGCCCTCCCGGGCGACGGGCGCGTCGGCCAGGCTGTGCCCCGCCGGATTCAGGTAGAGCTTGGTCCAGCGCGTGCGCGCGAGCGGCCACTCGCTCTCGTGCCGCTCGACGAACGTCTCGCCGGGATGCCGCACCTGGAGCAGGACCCTGGGCTGCTTCTTCCAGCCGGTGTCCGCGTCCTTCAGGAACTGGCCGAAGAACTTTTTCTGGAGCGCCACGCCGTAGTCCGTGTAGAAGTGCGTCCAGTGCTCGATGCCGTGCACCTCGAGCCACTTCTGCCGTGACGCCGCGCGCTCGAATCCCTCGAAGTTGCCGCGCGGGTGCAGGCCCTGCCCGCCCCAGTTCGCCGACGACAGCAGCGGGACGTTGACCTTCGACCAGTCGGGCATGCGCGAGCGCCAGTACTCGTCGCCGGCGAACGGGTTTTTCCAGCAATCCTCGTAGAAGTCGCTCCGGCGGGCGCCGAGCTCCTCCTCGGGGAGCGTCGGCGGCCCCGACACCCAGTCGCCCGTCATGCGCGAGCGATAGCCGCGCGTGCCCCGCCCGTGCTGGACGCGGACGACCTGCGACGGGAACCAGGTCCGGCCGAAGGTGCACAGGATGCCGCCGTGGTGCGAGAGATCGCGGTAGTAGTCGGCCGCCCCCTCCCAGACGCAGATCGCCGCCAGGTGCGGCGGCTGGAGCGCCGCCACCTGCCACTGGTTCATCGCGTAATAGGAGATGCCGTTGAGGCCGATCTTGCCGCTCGACCAGGGCTGGCGCGCCGCCCACTCGATGCAGTCGCGGAGGTCCTTCGCCTCGCGCGCCGACCAGAGGTCGAGGAACCCGGGCGAGCGGCCGGCGCCGCGCGAGTCCACGCGGACGCAGGCGTACCCGTCGTGCACCCACTTCTCCGGGTCCACCACCTCCCAGTTCTGGTACTTGTTCGTGGAGCCGGCAACGACGTCGGGATGCTCGGCGGCCATGCGGCGCCACTGATCGGTGTAGAGATCCTCGAAGTGGAGCCACTTGCCGTAGGGGCCGTATGAGAGGATGACGGGGTGCTTGCCGTCCGCGACCGGCCGGAAGACGTCAGCGCGAAGCACGAGGCCGTCGTCCACGGTGACGGGCACGTCCCAGTCGATGCGCATCCCGTCGCGGACCTCGCTCCTCGGTTCGGCCATGGAGCCACATACTATGACATCCGTGCGCTTCCGCGTCATCGAGCCCTTCCGCTCGATCTTCTACGCGCCGAACCTCGTCGCGATCCACGGCGGCCACTTCGCGGCGGAAGGCCTCGAGATCGCGCTGACGACGGCGTCGCATGAGCTCAACGCGGCGGACGCGCTTCGCGACGGGCGCGTCGACGTCGCGCTCTCGGGGCTCATGCGGAGCTTCGACCTCATCGACCGCGGCGGCCCGCGGCTCGTCCACTTCGCCGCCGTGAACGACCGCAACGGGTTCTTCCTCCTGAGCCGGGCGCCGCGCCCGCGCTTCGCGTGGTCGGATCTCGCCGGCCGCACGGTGCTCTCCTTCGCCGGCGCGCCGACGCCGTGGCTCTGCATGCAGGCGGTGCTCCGCCGCCACGGCGTCGATCCGGCGCGGGTCACGTTCGTCCGCGACCTCGGGACGCCGGAGGCGGCCGCCGCCTTCCGCGCGGGGAAGGCGGACTTCCTCGAGCACGGGCCGCCCGTCGTGGACGAGCTCATCGCGGACGGCACCGGCCATCTCGTCGCGTCGATGGGCGAGGCGACCGGGCCGGTGCCCTTCACCTCGTTCATGGCGACGCCCGAGACGCTCGCGCGCGAGCGCGCGACGCTCGTCCGCTTCACCCGCGGCTTCCACCGGGCGCAGCGCTGGATGGCGTCGGCGAGCGCGGGGGAGATCGCGGCCGTGATCGCGCCCGCGTTCCCCGAGATCGACGCCGGCGTCCGCGCGCGGGCCGTCGAGCGCTACCTCCGGCAGGGGACGTGGAACCGCGAGCCGGTGCTCACGCGCGCGGGGTACGAGGCGCTGGAGGAAATCCTCCTGGGCGGCGGGTTCATCAAGCGCCGCCACTCGTTCGACGCCCTCGTGGACACCGAGATCGCCTCCGAAGCCGTCGCCGGCTAGTCTGGTCAATCTTCGCCCGGCGTTGTCACGGTCCGTGCCATCCTGCACGGGCGGGAGGGGGGTACTGTCTCGTAACCCCACGTAGTCTCGTAGGCTTTTCCGGTAACCCCCGGTGGCACCCCGGATGCACCCCTCGGGGTGCTCATGAAGCGCGCATTTCTAGCGATGGCAGTCGGGGCGACGATGCTGGGACCGGCCGCGGGCCTGGCCGATCAGACCCCGGCGCCGACCCAGCCGAAGGCCGAGACGGTGGTTCGCCGGAAATCCACCATCAAGCCGGCCGCGCGCCTGCGGCTCGGCCCGGTCGTCCGCTTCGCGGGCACCGGGATCTGGTCGCTCGTCGACGCCGACCTGGTGGCTGAGTTCTTCGAGAATCGATTCGGCCGGCCGCTGCCCGTGAGCGCGTGGGGCCAGACGGCCCTGCACGACCGGCTGCGCCTCGACCACCGGAACGCCTTCGACGTCGCGGTCCACCCCGACAGCCCCGAGGGACGGGCGCTCATGGCGTTTCTGCGAGATCAGGGGGTCCCGTTCGTGGCGGTCCGCGCGCGCATGCGGGGCGCTTCGACGGGCGCCCACGTCCATATCGGCCCCGAGTCCTGCCGGTTCGCGCCGTGGTGGCGCCCCACGCAGGTCGCGAAGCTCAAGAACGAGCGCGTCGCGCTCGTGAGCTACCGTCATCGGGGCGCCGCCGAGCTCCGGACGCGTCCCGTCGTGGTCCCGGACGACCGCGCCGCGGCCGGCTCCCTCAGCAGCAAGGATCGTTTCGCGGACGACGCGGCCCCAACGCCGCCGGTCATATGAGTGACCTCGCCGAGA
Coding sequences:
- a CDS encoding CocE/NonD family hydrolase, whose translation is MAEPRSEVRDGMRIDWDVPVTVDDGLVLRADVFRPVADGKHPVILSYGPYGKWLHFEDLYTDQWRRMAAEHPDVVAGSTNKYQNWEVVDPEKWVHDGYACVRVDSRGAGRSPGFLDLWSAREAKDLRDCIEWAARQPWSSGKIGLNGISYYAMNQWQVAALQPPHLAAICVWEGAADYYRDLSHHGGILCTFGRTWFPSQVVRVQHGRGTRGYRSRMTGDWVSGPPTLPEEELGARRSDFYEDCWKNPFAGDEYWRSRMPDWSKVNVPLLSSANWGGQGLHPRGNFEGFERAASRQKWLEVHGIEHWTHFYTDYGVALQKKFFGQFLKDADTGWKKQPRVLLQVRHPGETFVERHESEWPLARTRWTKLYLNPAGHSLADAPVAREGSVTYGGLGDGVTFLTPPLTAETEITGPIAAKLWVSSETTDADLFLVVRVFTPSMREVTFQGALDPHTPIAQGWLRASHRQLDPRLTLPYRPYHIHAAKQPLTPGKVYELDVEIWPTSIVVPAGHRIGLTVRGRDYEYPGGAGAGLGTLGAVFTGVGPFQHNDPRDRPPEVFGKDVTLHCAAARPAHVLLPIIPPKG
- a CDS encoding ABC transporter substrate-binding protein; protein product: MRFRVIEPFRSIFYAPNLVAIHGGHFAAEGLEIALTTASHELNAADALRDGRVDVALSGLMRSFDLIDRGGPRLVHFAAVNDRNGFFLLSRAPRPRFAWSDLAGRTVLSFAGAPTPWLCMQAVLRRHGVDPARVTFVRDLGTPEAAAAFRAGKADFLEHGPPVVDELIADGTGHLVASMGEATGPVPFTSFMATPETLARERATLVRFTRGFHRAQRWMASASAGEIAAVIAPAFPEIDAGVRARAVERYLRQGTWNREPVLTRAGYEALEEILLGGGFIKRRHSFDALVDTEIASEAVAG